ATTTTATATATTAATCCGTTAAATGAAATCAAAATTCTAAATCATTAATCAGGAGAAACTACAATGAAATTCAAAATGTTTCTTTTTGCCTTTCTGTTCACTTCAATTCAAATTTTTTCCCAAACTGGGTTTCAAAATTACAGCGAACTTACTAGATTTAACAGCACATCGCCAGGGGCCATGAAATTTGGTTTGTACGGCTATGACAATCCCGCCTCGCTAACTTACCTTCACGATTTCGATATTTACTTTAGCTGGTCGCCGCCGCGAAACGATTTTACAAGTTTTAATAATTGGGGGCTTTTCACCGGAATGCCAAATCTCGGATTCGGCATGACAGCAGAAAAAATTGGAAATTCAAAGAACAACGATTATAGAATTTCAACGGCATTTGGAAATAGATCGATGAGTGTTGGACTACAGTACGGCTGGTCGAATGGAGATAAAAATCTTTTTCAACGTGAAGACATTTTTTCTATCGGCGCATTAATCCGCCCAAATAAGATGTTATCCTTCGGTTTTGTCGGGACTTCAACAACTGATTTCAAAAGTCAAGAAGCTGTGATCGATTTTGCAATTAGACCTTTCAAGAATGAATGGCTCACATTATTTGCGGATTATGTATTCAGACAAAAAAATACATTCAGCAATGCGCCATGGAGTTTTGGAGCCGCAGTTGAAGCCCTGCCAGGTGTTCGAATTACAGCAAGATATTTTGACACAAAATTTCTTAATGTGGGCTTCTCATTGAGTCTTGGGAATTTAGGATTTTCATCACAAGCCCATTATGATAAAAATCAAAAATATGTTAACAGCACTTACGGAATTAGACTTGGAGCTTACGATAGAAATTTGTTATCAAAACTCATTGAATCAGATGATTACATAAAAATCGATTTGAATGGAGCAATCAAATACCAAAAATTTCAGATGTTTGATAACTCAAAAACTCTTGTTGGCATTTTAACACAGCTTGATGCAATTAAGAATGACAAAAACATAAAAGGGCTTAGCATAAATACGTCAGGAATTCAAGTGTCAAGAGAGATGCTTTGGGAAATTAGAACTAAACTTCAAGAGCTTAAAGATTGCGGAAAAGAAATTTGGATTTATATCGACAATGCGAACATCGATCTGTACCATTTTGCATCCGTCGCAGACAAAATTTTGATGGACCCGATTGGACTTCTACAGTTTGAAGGTTATATAATGGGAAGAACCTTCTTCAAAGGAGCTCTCGAGAAACTTGGTATTGGTTACGATGAGTGGAGATTTTTTGAATACAAGTCGGCCATGGAGAATGTATCGAGGGATAAGATGTCTGAGAAAGATCGTGAGCAAAGAAAAAGACTTGTTGATGAATTTTACGAATTAGCGAGAAAAGAAATAACATTAAGCAGAAACATTTCTGAAAAAGATTTTGATGAGATTGTAAACAATGAAGTTATCTTTACTTCACAAGAAGCATTAAAAAAAGGATTAGTTGATTCTCTTGCCCGCTGGTATGTTGAATCCGAACCACCAAAAGATTCAAATACAGAAAAGAAAAAATTTGTAAACATCAGCAGTCTCGAAAAATTCAATCTTCCTCAAGATAATGAATGGGGAGAGAAGCCAGCGATTGGAATAATTTATGCTCTCGGTGCTTGTGCTATGGACGAAGGGATATCAGCAAGAAGCCTAGTTAAAGATGTAGAATCTGCGGCTAGTAATTCACAAATCAAAGCAATCATATTAAGAGTCGATTCACCTGGAGGTGATGCATTAGCGAGCGACGTTATTGCAGAAGCATTGAAAAAATTAAAAGGGAAAAAACCTGTAATAATTTCACAAGGTGCAGTTGCTGCTTCTGGCGGATATTGGCTCTCTATGTATGGAGATACGATTGTTGCCGCCCCAAATACTATTACGGGTTCAATTGGAGTTATTGGCGGCTGGTTTTATAACAAAAATCTTAAAGAAGAAATTGGATTCTCTACGGACTATGTAAAGCGTGGCGAACATGCTGATCTCGGATTTGGAATGACGTTTCCATTCATAAATTTATCTATCCCAGATCGGAATCTAACTGGTTTGGAGAGATCTAAAGTTGAGGTATTATTAAAAGATATGTATGGAGAATTTCTATTAAAGGTTGGGAATGGAAGAAACAAACCAAAAGATGAAATCGCAAAAATTGCGGAGGGCCGAGTCTGGTCAGGAAACGACGGTTTAATGAATGGTTTAGTCGATGTACTCGGCGGACTCGAAAAAGCAATTATGATTGCCAAAGATAAAGCCGGGATAATCGGCGATGACTACAAACTCATTCAATTCCCAAAAATGCCACTGTTTAATTTGGGCTCTCTGATTCCATCACCATTCCCATTTGAAATTAAGGAAAACGCTGAGATGCAACTATTGAAGATGAGAATTAAAAATAATGGCTACCCATTATTGATGATGCCAATGGATGAGTTATCAGAAGATTTTTTACGGGCTAAATAGTATTTAATGTGAGAGACTTGCGAGACTGCAAGTCTCTCTCTCTTTAATTTTATAATTTTTCAGAATTTGATACTACGAATGAAGCAACTCTCTCGGTTGTTGCCTTCATTCCTGTAGCACCTTTCTGCAGACAGCCGGACAAACTTCTCTATGTTTTTCATGATGCTGAAGTGCATCCACAATTCGCAGCAATTCCGCCAAGAGGTAAATTAGTTACGACTAGTTGCGTTGCACTCTACATTTTCAACTTTAAGAAATTAAGCAAGCGAAACTACACCGTCAAATGAGTTAATAAACTCACTACTGATTAAATTCTTAACAAGTGTGATCACAATTATCGTTAATTTTCTTTCAAATCAAATCTATCGAGATTCATTACTTTGTTCCATACGAAAACAAAGTCATTAACAAATTTTTCTTTGTTATCCGGACAAGCATAAAACTCGGCAACGGCTCTTAATTCTGAGTTTGAACCAAAGATTAAATCTACTCTTGTTGCTTTCCATTTTGATTTACCGGTTTTACGATCGTGTCCTTCAAACTTTTCCTTTGAATCATCTATTGCCTTCCATTCTGTACTCATATCAAGCAGATTGACAAAGAAATCATTTGTAAGCAAACCGGGACGTGTAGTGAACACTCCATATTCAGAGTTGTCGAAATTAGCTTTCAATGCACGCATTCCACCGATAAGCACTGTCATTTCTGGAATAGAAAGAGTAAGCAACTGAGCCTTATCAATTAAAAGATGCTCTGCACAAACTCCGGCTTTTCCTTTTGCATAATTACGGAATCCATCGGCAATCGGTTCAAGAACTTCAAAAGATTCAGCATCGTGTTGTTCACGAGAAGCATCCATTCTTCCAGGAGTAAAAGGAATTTTGATTTTGTAACCGGCATCGTTAGCCGCTTTTTCAACTGCTGTACAACCTGCAAGCACAATCATATCAGCAAGCGAAATTTTCTTACCCCCTTTTTGTGCTGAGTTAAATTCTTTTTGAATTTTCTCAAGTATGCCAAGTACTTTTTCTGACTGTGGAGGATTATCAGCTTCCCAGTTTTTCTGCGGTTCTAATCTCATTCGTGCACCATTTGCTCCCCCTCTTTTATCTGAGTTTCGATAAGTTGAGGCAGAAGCCCATGCAGTAAGAACCAATTCTGAAACTGATAGACCTGAAACGAGAATTTTTTTCTTTAACTCACCAATATCTTGTTCTTCAGCTAATTTGTGATCAACTGCAGGAATCGGATCTTGCCAGATAAGAACTTCTTTCGGTACTTCCGGCCCAAGATATCTAGATATTGGTCCCATATCTCTGTGGAGTAATTTGAACCAAGCACGAGCAAAAGCATCTGCAAATAGATCTGGGTCTTCATAAAACTTTTTTGAAATCTTTCCATAATCGGGATCGAATCTTAATGAAAGATCTGTTGTGAGCATCCCGGGTAAATGCTTTTTCTTTGGGTCGTGTGCATCAGGAATAATAGAATCAGAATCTTTGGCTACCCATTGATAGGCACCCGCGGGACTTTTTGTTAG
This portion of the Ignavibacteria bacterium genome encodes:
- the katG gene encoding catalase/peroxidase HPI — its product is MIEDKEKGNCPVTGGNRKVMGEGTQNHDWWPNRIKLNILRQYSPSSRPVEKGFSYKKAFNSLEYDSLKKDLRELMTQSQDWWPADFGHYGPLFVRLSWHAAGTYRIADGRGGANGGFQRFAPLNSWPDNANLDKARRLLWPIKMKYGSRISWADLLVLAGNVAMESMGFKTFGFGGGREDAWEPDASIYWGSETKWLSDETRYSGERNLQNPLAAVQMGLIYVNPEGPGGKPDPIAAAKDIRVTFARMGMNDEETVALIAGGHTFGKAHGQGDPKHMGPEPEAEDIEAQGIGWNYKYKSGKGPDALTGGPELTWTTTPTKWGHDFFKHLFEYEWELTKSPAGAYQWVAKDSDSIIPDAHDPKKKHLPGMLTTDLSLRFDPDYGKISKKFYEDPDLFADAFARAWFKLLHRDMGPISRYLGPEVPKEVLIWQDPIPAVDHKLAEEQDIGELKKKILVSGLSVSELVLTAWASASTYRNSDKRGGANGARMRLEPQKNWEADNPPQSEKVLGILEKIQKEFNSAQKGGKKISLADMIVLAGCTAVEKAANDAGYKIKIPFTPGRMDASREQHDAESFEVLEPIADGFRNYAKGKAGVCAEHLLIDKAQLLTLSIPEMTVLIGGMRALKANFDNSEYGVFTTRPGLLTNDFFVNLLDMSTEWKAIDDSKEKFEGHDRKTGKSKWKATRVDLIFGSNSELRAVAEFYACPDNKEKFVNDFVFVWNKVMNLDRFDLKEN
- the sppA gene encoding signal peptide peptidase SppA: MKFKMFLFAFLFTSIQIFSQTGFQNYSELTRFNSTSPGAMKFGLYGYDNPASLTYLHDFDIYFSWSPPRNDFTSFNNWGLFTGMPNLGFGMTAEKIGNSKNNDYRISTAFGNRSMSVGLQYGWSNGDKNLFQREDIFSIGALIRPNKMLSFGFVGTSTTDFKSQEAVIDFAIRPFKNEWLTLFADYVFRQKNTFSNAPWSFGAAVEALPGVRITARYFDTKFLNVGFSLSLGNLGFSSQAHYDKNQKYVNSTYGIRLGAYDRNLLSKLIESDDYIKIDLNGAIKYQKFQMFDNSKTLVGILTQLDAIKNDKNIKGLSINTSGIQVSREMLWEIRTKLQELKDCGKEIWIYIDNANIDLYHFASVADKILMDPIGLLQFEGYIMGRTFFKGALEKLGIGYDEWRFFEYKSAMENVSRDKMSEKDREQRKRLVDEFYELARKEITLSRNISEKDFDEIVNNEVIFTSQEALKKGLVDSLARWYVESEPPKDSNTEKKKFVNISSLEKFNLPQDNEWGEKPAIGIIYALGACAMDEGISARSLVKDVESAASNSQIKAIILRVDSPGGDALASDVIAEALKKLKGKKPVIISQGAVAASGGYWLSMYGDTIVAAPNTITGSIGVIGGWFYNKNLKEEIGFSTDYVKRGEHADLGFGMTFPFINLSIPDRNLTGLERSKVEVLLKDMYGEFLLKVGNGRNKPKDEIAKIAEGRVWSGNDGLMNGLVDVLGGLEKAIMIAKDKAGIIGDDYKLIQFPKMPLFNLGSLIPSPFPFEIKENAEMQLLKMRIKNNGYPLLMMPMDELSEDFLRAK